AGCCTGGATCAGGAGATTGGCCCATTGGAAGCTCAGGTTCTACAGGTAGATGATCTAATCATTAAAAGTAAAATCATTAATCCGATACAAGGCACGGTTTTATCAGTATATGCCGAGCCTTACGAGCAGGTTGGGGCTGGTCAACCACTCTACCGGATTGCCGATCTGAATGAGCTGACCTTAAAAGTGTACATCTCCGGTGACCAGTTCTCACAGGTAAAGTTAAACGAGAAGGTGTCTGTATTTACGGACGATGGAAGTGGTGGCTACCGTGAGACCAGTGGTACGATCTATTGGATCAGTGAGAAGGCCGAGTTTACACCCAAAAGTGTACAAACGAAGAATGAACGTGCCAATAAGGTCTATGCCGTGAAAGTTCGGGTGAAGAATGATGGATCCTACAAAATTGGGATGTATGGAGAAGTGACATTCTGAGCATGCTGTTCAACCCAAATATTGAGCTTAATAATTATGACAATCATTGGCAGAGGCAAATTACTAACACCAAAACCATGAAAAAAATGAAGAAGAAATGAAACACGTGATCATCGATCATATTACCAAGTCATTTGTGAAGGAAGGAACTCCGGCTTTGCATGAGATCAATTTTGAGGTGGAGGAAGGTGAACTCTTCGGCCTTATTGGGCCCGATGGGGCTGGGAAAACGAGCTTGTTCCGGATTCTTACCACACTCTTGCTTGCGGATCGTGGAACCGCAATGGTCAATGGGTGCGATGTGGTGAAAGACTATAAAAAGATCAGGCAACAAGTAGGGTACATGCCTGGTAAATTTTCCCTTTATCAGGATCTTTCAGTGGAGGAAAACCTCAACTTCTTCGCTACCATTTTCAATACCACACTAGAAGAAAATTACGATTTGATTAGGGATATCTATATCCAGATCGAACCTTTCAAGAAGCGAAGGGCGGGGAAACTCTCCGGTGGAATGAAGCAGAAATTGGCACTTTGTTGTGCACTCATTCATAAACCTACCGTGCTATTTCTAGATGAGCCCACTACTGGGGTAGATGCTGTTTCAAGGAAGGAATTTTGGGAGATGCTCAAGGGACTGAAACAACAAGGCATTACGATTCTGGTGTCCACGCCTTACATGGATGAAGCAAGCCTTTGTGAAAGGATCGCCTTAATCCAAAATGGAGAAATCCTGTCAATTGATACTCCGGAAAAAATTGTAAATCAGTTTCCGAACAACTTATTTGCCGTCAAAGCTCCAAAAATGAGTGACCTGCTTAGGTCTCTTAGGGCTAACGTATCGGTCAAAAGTGCCAATGCGTTTGGGGAATACCATCATATCACTTTGGTCGATGAAGCGATGGATTCAAAGAAAGTACTTACTGACTTGGGCATAGAAGGCATAGAAATGAAGACGATCAAACCCACCATCGAAGATTGCTTTATAAACCTGATGTAATATGACTGAAGAAATTGTCATCGAAACGAATAAACTCACCAAGCGATTTGGAGACTTTGTGGCCGCCAATGAAATCACATTTCAGGTAAAAAAAGGAGAAATATTCGGATTCCTGGGAGCCAATGGAGCCGGAAAAACAACAGCCATGCGCATGCTTTGTGGCCTTTCT
The sequence above is drawn from the Reichenbachiella sp. genome and encodes:
- a CDS encoding ABC transporter ATP-binding protein, producing the protein MKHVIIDHITKSFVKEGTPALHEINFEVEEGELFGLIGPDGAGKTSLFRILTTLLLADRGTAMVNGCDVVKDYKKIRQQVGYMPGKFSLYQDLSVEENLNFFATIFNTTLEENYDLIRDIYIQIEPFKKRRAGKLSGGMKQKLALCCALIHKPTVLFLDEPTTGVDAVSRKEFWEMLKGLKQQGITILVSTPYMDEASLCERIALIQNGEILSIDTPEKIVNQFPNNLFAVKAPKMSDLLRSLRANVSVKSANAFGEYHHITLVDEAMDSKKVLTDLGIEGIEMKTIKPTIEDCFINLM